The Salvia miltiorrhiza cultivar Shanhuang (shh) chromosome 1, IMPLAD_Smil_shh, whole genome shotgun sequence genome has a window encoding:
- the LOC131002987 gene encoding uncharacterized protein LOC131002987 has protein sequence MPHKTRPMTALLVFTGVNALLLPTLGPVYDFVCFLPYWERRRELRRQEREAASTGTVGSS, from the exons ATGCCACACAAAACTCGACCTATGACGGCACTCTTGGTCTTCACTGGGGTAAATGCTCTCTTGCTTCCAACACTTGGGCCTGTTTATGATTTCGTTTGCTTCCTCCCATACTGGGAAAGAAGG AGAGAACTTCGGCGCCAAGAACGTGAAGCAGCGTCTACCGGAACTGTTGGATCATCTTAG
- the LOC131002955 gene encoding LOW QUALITY PROTEIN: DNA gyrase subunit B, chloroplastic/mitochondrial-like (The sequence of the model RefSeq protein was modified relative to this genomic sequence to represent the inferred CDS: deleted 1 base in 1 codon): protein MALLLKPNTSLKRMASRFYAFSPSSTHSFHSRARSTLAVSSSFSLSTPSFILLTSRASDRLKKLSSNCLPCHAVIPRAFMSSSSSTEAVRESKASKEYGSEQIQVLEGLDPVRKRPGMYIGSTGSRGLHHLVYEILDNAIDEAQAGFASKIDVILLADNSVCITDNGRGIPTDMHPSTKKSSLETVLTVLHAGGKFGGTSSGYSVSGGLHGVGLSVVNALSEVLEVTIWRNGKEYKQKYSRGKPMAKLVSRELPADMKDHQGTRIHFWPDKEVFTTEIEFDYNTISSRIRELAFLNPEVTIALEKHDVDPEKTVHNEYSYAGGLIEYVKWLNTDKKPLHEVVGFRKEVEGISIDIALQWCSDSYSDTLLGYANSIRTVDGGTHIDGVKASLTRTLNNLAKKSKVIKEKDITLSGEHVREGLTCVISVKVPNPEFEGQTKTRLGNPEVRKIVDQSILEYLTEYLELHPDVLDAILSKSLNALKAALAAKRARELVRQKSVLKSSSLPGKLADCSATDPAEAEIFIVEGDSAGGSAKQGRDRRFQAVLPLRGKILNIERKDEAAMYKNEEIQNLILGLGLGVKGEEFRKDALRYHKIIILTDADVDGAHIRTLLLTFFFRYQRTLFDEGCIYVGVPPLYKVERGKQAHYCYDEAELRKLQSSFPANASYNIQRFKGLGEMMPLQLWETTLNPETRLLKQLRVEDVAEANVVFSSLMGSRVDFRKELIQNSGNVVNLDHLDI, encoded by the exons ATGGCCCTTCTTCTCAAGCCAAATACTTCTCTTAAACGCATGGCCTCTCGTTTTTATGCCTTTTCTCCTTCTTCTACTCATTCTTTTCATTCCCGCGCCCGCTCTACTCTCGCCGTATCctcttctttctctctatcTACGCCCTCTTTCATACTTCTTACCAGCag AGCTAGTGATAGGTTGAAGAAGCTTTCTAGCAACTGTTTGCCATGTCATGCTGTGATTCCAAGAGCATTCATGTCATCAAGCTCCAGCACCGAGGCTGTTCGCGAGAGTAAAGCCTCAAAAGAATATGGGTCGGAACAGATTCAG GTACTGGAAGGGTTGGACCCTGTAAGGAAGCGACCAGGCATGTACATTGGAAGCACCGGATCTCGTGGTCTTCATCATCTG GTTTATGAAATCTTGGATAATGCTATTGATGAGGCACAAGCTGGATTTGCTTCAAAGATTGATGTCATTTTGCTTGCAGACAATTCAGTGTGCATCACTGACAATGGACGAGGG ATCCCAACAGACATGCATCCATCGACAAAAAAGTCTTCTTTGGAGACTGTCTTAACg GTTTTGCATGCTGGCGGCAAGTTTGGTGGTACCAGTAGTGGTTATAGTGTATCTGGTGGACTACATGGCGTTGGTTTATCAGTTGTCAATGCCTTGTCAGAG GTCCTTGAAGTCACAATATGGCGTAACGGTAAGGAGTATAAGCAGAAATATTCCCGTGGGAAGCCTATGGCAAAATTGGTCTCTCGTGAGCTTCCAGCTGATATGAAGGACCATCAAGGGACTCGTATACATTTTTGGCCAGACAAAGAAG TATTTACAACAGAAATTGAGTTTGACTACAACACAATATCTAGCAGAATCAGGGAGCTTGCTTTTCTAAATCCTGAG GTTACAATTGCTCTTGAGAAGCACGATGTGGACCCAGAGAAGACGGTGCATAATGAGTACAGCTATGCTGGAGGATTAATTGAATATGTGAAGTGGCTTAATACTGATAAG AAACCTTTGCATGAAGTTGTGGGATTCAGAAAAGAAGTAGAGGGGATATCAATTGATATTGCACTTCAATG GTGTTCGGATTCTTATTCAGATACATTGTTAGGATATGCTAACAGCATTAGAACAGTTGATGGTGGCACCCACATTGATGGTGTCAAAGCTTCATTAACAAGAACCCTCAACAATCTTGCAAAGAAGTCTAAAGTCATTAAG GAAAAGGATATTACTTTAAGTGGCGAACATGTAAGAGAGGGGCTGACTTGTGTGATTTCTGTGAAAGTTCCAAATCCAGAATTTGAAGGACAAACAAAG ACGAGATTAGGAAACCCGGAGGTGAGGAAGATTGTTGATCAATCTATTCTAGAATATCTTACCGAGTAC TTGGAGTTGCATCCTGATGTCCTTGATGCAATTCTGTCGAAGTCCCTCAATGCTCTCAAG GCAGCTTTAGCGGCAAAGAGGGCCAGAGAATTGGTGAGACAAAAGAGTGTCTTAAAATCATCGTCCCTTCCGGGAAAGCTTGCTGATTGTTCTGCAACCGATCCAGCAGAAGCTG agATATTCATAGTCGAAGGAGATTCAGCTGGTGGGAGTGCTAAACAAGGCCGTGACCGTCGATTTCAG GCAGTGCTACCTCTGCGAGGTAAAATCTTGAACATTGAACGCAAAGATGAAGCTGCCATGTACAAAAATGAGGAGATTCAAAATCTAATACTTGGTTTGGGACTTGGAGTGAAG GGTGAAGAATTCCGGAAGGATGCGCTCCGTTATcacaaaattataatattaacgGATGCTGACGTAGATGGTGCTCACATAAGGACATTGCTGTTAACCTTCTTCTTTAGGTATCAG AGAACTTTGTTTGATGAAGGTTGCATCTACGTCGGTGTTCCTCCACTATACAAG GTTGAGAGGGGGAAGCAGGCGCACTACTGTTATGATGAAGCAGAACTCAGAAAACTTCAAAGTTCATTTCCTGCAAACGCATCATACAACATTCAGAGATTTAAAG GACTGGGGGAGATGATGCCTTTACAGCTTTGGGAAACAACCTTGAATCCCGAAACTCGACTTCTGAAGCAGTTAAGAGTAGAGGATGTGGCAGAAGCCAACGTTGTTTTCTCGTCTCTCATGGGATCCCGA